A window of Xanthocytophaga agilis contains these coding sequences:
- a CDS encoding 5' nucleotidase, NT5C type — protein sequence MKRIAIDMDDVIADAAGRFIEYAQLRLGKTIAPVDLHNRTWAEVAGVQPEIVRAWLFEEGFFRGMKVIADSQEVIKKLSEKYEIFIVSAATEFPNSLKEKLEWLNEHFPFISWTHTVFCGHKYMIQTDYLIDDHEKNLIRFPGKPILFTAGHNMHLDQYTRVNNWKEAEKMFLS from the coding sequence ATGAAACGAATTGCCATTGACATGGATGACGTAATTGCCGATGCAGCAGGTCGGTTTATTGAATATGCCCAGCTTCGTCTCGGCAAAACAATAGCTCCTGTTGATTTACACAATCGTACCTGGGCAGAAGTAGCAGGAGTACAACCAGAGATCGTACGGGCGTGGCTCTTTGAAGAAGGATTTTTTCGTGGGATGAAAGTAATTGCCGACAGCCAGGAAGTCATCAAAAAGCTTTCAGAAAAATATGAAATATTCATTGTATCAGCCGCTACAGAGTTTCCCAACTCCTTAAAAGAAAAGCTGGAATGGTTAAATGAACACTTTCCGTTTATTAGCTGGACACATACTGTTTTTTGTGGGCACAAATACATGATTCAGACAGACTACCTGATTGATGACCATGAAAAAAACCTGATTCGTTTCCCAGGCAAACCGATTCTGTTTACAGCTGGTCACAATATGCATTTGGATCAGTATACCCGTGTAAATAACTGGAAAGAAGCAGAGAAGATGTTTTTGTCATAA
- a CDS encoding GAF domain-containing protein, with translation MTLYSFIRNLKLSPQLWFALVLFPTFLLLTWFGLISYKEGILITEHGNWLMLTSILCLIFYIGIAAFYIKKITNRLSNTKKAIQALSAGDFNQTLQPEGNNELADIEIAVNTIANQLAQASHFTENIGNGNSDAVFTPVGQSDILGHSLLKMRDNLASMKREELKRNWATEGLAKFVEILRMHENIKDLSNEIVKNLVQTLNATQGALFLLNTEKSQEPILEMTGCYAYKRTKHLTHEIAVGQGLVGQTYLEKETLYLKEIPEDFVRITSGLGDANPRNILLVPLKVNNDTIGIVELASFHEFEKHEIAFVEKLGENIAHTVIAFRINQHTKVLLKESQEQAERMRSQEEELRQNQEELQATQEEISRRYNSLFQQLHELNYQSRFEQLRSITSTKKRNIEYYFDIIRSQIQTFAENKMLISAVKEFKSAFYDIQKTVSDAELEQMKRSVKGYYIDEFIPRLNDNTSQQAFAGEYLPDQKTALILQYHYISNNTHPTGQKSLLDNVGDNSEYSRIHAHYHPVMRSFLEKFGYYDIFLIDPETGDMLYSVFKEVDFATSLTTGLYHTTNFGTVVKEAVQSTDRNFVKLIDFEPYDPSYKAPASFIACPVYDNDQKVGILVFQMPINKINQILTGDNKWREDGLGDSGETFIVGSDYKLRSIVRELIENEAEHLASLRKAGYSDTLIRQIQKSNTSILLEEMKLDSVTQALQGKTGTQIETNLQHEKMLNAYAPLEILDVNWMIMSTMKEEEASMRINRLKENNI, from the coding sequence ATGACCCTGTACTCATTTATCCGTAATCTAAAACTCTCTCCACAACTATGGTTTGCATTAGTACTGTTCCCTACATTTCTATTGCTTACCTGGTTTGGACTAATCTCTTATAAAGAAGGTATTCTCATAACAGAACATGGAAACTGGCTAATGCTGACGTCCATTCTGTGCCTCATTTTCTATATTGGCATTGCTGCTTTTTACATCAAAAAGATAACTAACAGATTATCAAACACAAAGAAGGCAATTCAAGCACTCTCAGCAGGTGATTTCAACCAGACATTACAGCCTGAAGGCAACAATGAACTGGCAGATATTGAAATAGCTGTAAATACTATTGCCAATCAACTGGCTCAGGCATCTCACTTTACAGAAAACATTGGTAACGGAAATAGTGATGCAGTATTCACTCCTGTGGGACAAAGTGACATTTTGGGCCATAGCTTACTGAAAATGAGAGACAATCTGGCAAGTATGAAGAGAGAGGAACTGAAGCGCAACTGGGCTACAGAGGGGTTAGCGAAATTTGTTGAAATATTACGCATGCATGAAAATATAAAAGATCTTTCCAATGAAATTGTTAAGAATCTTGTTCAAACACTGAATGCAACTCAGGGAGCCCTGTTTTTACTTAATACAGAGAAATCGCAGGAGCCGATTCTTGAGATGACAGGCTGTTATGCCTATAAACGAACCAAGCACCTGACTCACGAAATTGCTGTTGGGCAAGGTCTGGTAGGGCAAACCTATCTGGAAAAGGAAACACTCTATCTGAAAGAAATTCCGGAAGACTTTGTACGTATCACTTCCGGTCTGGGAGATGCCAATCCCAGAAATATCTTACTGGTTCCGCTCAAAGTAAATAATGATACCATAGGTATTGTAGAACTGGCATCCTTCCATGAATTTGAAAAACACGAAATTGCCTTTGTAGAAAAACTGGGAGAAAATATTGCCCATACTGTTATTGCATTTCGCATCAATCAGCACACCAAAGTGCTCCTCAAAGAATCACAGGAACAGGCCGAACGTATGCGGTCACAGGAAGAAGAACTACGTCAAAATCAGGAAGAACTTCAGGCTACTCAGGAAGAAATCAGCAGACGATATAATTCGCTGTTTCAACAACTACACGAACTCAACTATCAATCCAGATTTGAGCAACTGAGATCTATTACCTCCACAAAAAAACGAAACATTGAGTATTACTTTGATATTATCCGGAGCCAAATTCAGACATTTGCCGAAAACAAGATGCTTATCAGTGCTGTAAAGGAATTTAAATCAGCCTTTTACGATATACAGAAAACGGTTTCAGATGCAGAACTGGAACAAATGAAACGAAGTGTAAAGGGGTATTATATAGATGAATTTATTCCCAGACTAAACGACAACACAAGTCAGCAAGCCTTTGCAGGCGAGTATCTCCCCGACCAAAAAACAGCTCTTATCCTGCAATATCACTATATCTCCAATAACACCCATCCTACCGGACAAAAATCGCTACTCGACAATGTAGGAGATAATAGTGAATACAGCCGCATTCATGCCCACTATCATCCGGTTATGCGAAGCTTTCTGGAAAAGTTCGGCTATTATGATATCTTCCTCATTGATCCGGAAACTGGTGATATGCTTTATAGTGTATTCAAAGAAGTGGACTTTGCCACCAGCCTCACCACAGGACTATATCATACTACTAATTTTGGCACAGTCGTTAAAGAGGCAGTTCAAAGTACAGACCGAAACTTTGTAAAGCTGATCGATTTTGAACCATATGACCCCTCCTATAAAGCTCCTGCCTCTTTCATTGCTTGTCCGGTATATGATAATGATCAGAAAGTAGGTATTCTGGTATTTCAAATGCCTATCAACAAAATCAACCAGATTCTGACAGGCGATAATAAATGGAGGGAAGATGGACTGGGTGACAGTGGAGAAACATTTATAGTAGGAAGTGATTATAAGTTACGCTCTATAGTTCGGGAACTGATTGAAAACGAAGCTGAGCACCTGGCGTCCTTAAGGAAAGCTGGCTACAGCGATACGCTTATCCGACAGATACAGAAGTCTAATACCAGCATCTTGCTGGAAGAGATGAAACTGGATTCTGTCACACAAGCCCTACAGGGAAAAACGGGCACTCAGATAGAAACAAATCTCCAACACGAAAAAATGCTCAATGCCTATGCCCCACTGGAAATCCTGGACGTAAACTGGATGATTATGTCTACCATGAAAGAAGAAGAAGCATCTATGCGCATTAATCGATTGAAAGAGAATAATATATAG
- a CDS encoding KUP/HAK/KT family potassium transporter: MDNKHNFDKVTAGGLLVALGIIYGDIGTSPLYVFNAIIGKNSIDSHVVFGSLSCIFWTLTLQTTIKYVILTLRADNNGEGGIFSLYALVRRYKRWLTVPAIIGGSTLLADGIITPPISVSSAIEGLRLIKPDISSNMIITIVIIILTFLFLLQALGTQLVGRSFGPLMTLWFSMLAILGVANLVEDWHILAALNPYYAYDLLVNYPGGFWLLGAVFLCTTGAEALYSDLGHCGRGNIRISWIFVKSCLLLNYFGQGAWLITHEGKFLDKSVFYSIMPNWFILPGICIATLAAIIASQALISGSFTLINEAIRLSFWPKVRIKFPTDQRGQIYVPSINWLLWLGCVGVVLYFRESANMEAAYGLAITATMISTTVLLTYWLYTRHVPQLVVWLVFLVYFSIECSFLIANLSKFRHGGFVSLIISGLLLTVMYVWINSNRIKQRLTQFVRVDEYIEPLQMLSIDQSVPKYATHLVFMTNARTENEIEQTIIYSIFQKRPKRADIYWFVHVDTADDPYTMEYTVDIKAPEDLIKITFRLGFRVEQRINLFFRKVVEDMVRNREVDITSRYESLSKQHVIGDFRFVVFERFLSFENELPFNERLIMNAYFFIKEFTPGDDKWFGLDTSSVKLEKVPLVIRPAENVLLTRIYHNPDGSVTRRLINGGNNGKACATPEEEELKKKTAKAI, translated from the coding sequence ATGGATAATAAACATAACTTCGATAAAGTAACTGCCGGAGGCTTATTAGTCGCACTAGGTATCATTTACGGTGATATCGGAACCTCTCCCCTCTACGTTTTTAACGCTATCATCGGCAAAAATTCCATTGATAGTCACGTTGTATTCGGAAGTCTGTCCTGTATTTTCTGGACACTTACTCTCCAAACGACTATTAAATACGTGATTTTAACCCTTCGGGCTGATAACAACGGCGAGGGAGGAATTTTCTCATTATATGCCCTGGTGCGTCGCTATAAGCGCTGGCTAACAGTACCTGCCATCATTGGAGGCAGTACACTATTGGCAGATGGTATCATCACTCCGCCAATCTCGGTATCTTCCGCTATTGAAGGATTGCGTCTGATCAAACCCGACATCTCGTCAAACATGATTATCACCATTGTGATCATCATCCTTACGTTCTTATTCCTGTTACAGGCATTGGGTACACAACTGGTAGGAAGATCATTCGGACCACTGATGACGCTATGGTTTAGCATGCTGGCCATACTGGGAGTTGCAAATCTGGTTGAAGACTGGCATATTCTGGCAGCTTTAAATCCATATTATGCATATGACTTGCTGGTCAACTATCCGGGTGGATTCTGGTTGCTGGGAGCAGTATTTCTGTGTACAACGGGAGCTGAAGCACTATACTCTGACTTAGGACACTGCGGCAGAGGTAATATCCGAATAAGTTGGATATTTGTTAAATCCTGTCTGCTACTGAACTATTTCGGACAGGGAGCCTGGTTGATTACACATGAGGGAAAGTTTCTGGATAAGAGTGTTTTCTACTCTATTATGCCAAACTGGTTTATTTTACCAGGTATCTGCATTGCTACATTAGCTGCCATTATCGCCAGTCAGGCATTAATTTCGGGTTCATTTACTCTGATAAACGAAGCTATTCGTCTTAGCTTCTGGCCTAAAGTACGTATCAAATTCCCAACCGATCAGCGTGGTCAGATTTATGTACCCAGTATCAACTGGTTATTATGGTTAGGTTGTGTTGGAGTTGTACTATATTTCCGTGAATCTGCCAATATGGAAGCAGCATATGGTCTGGCCATTACGGCTACGATGATATCTACTACTGTATTGCTTACTTACTGGCTTTATACACGTCATGTACCTCAGTTAGTAGTGTGGCTCGTATTTCTGGTATATTTCTCTATTGAGTGTTCTTTTCTGATAGCCAACCTAAGCAAATTCAGACATGGGGGTTTTGTTTCTCTGATTATTAGTGGACTGCTACTCACAGTAATGTATGTGTGGATCAACTCTAACCGCATTAAACAACGTCTGACTCAGTTTGTCCGGGTTGATGAATATATTGAACCACTGCAAATGCTAAGCATTGACCAGAGTGTACCTAAATATGCCACTCACCTGGTGTTTATGACCAATGCCCGCACTGAAAATGAAATAGAGCAAACGATTATTTATTCGATATTCCAGAAAAGGCCTAAACGGGCAGATATCTACTGGTTCGTTCACGTAGATACAGCAGATGATCCGTATACAATGGAATATACAGTAGACATCAAGGCACCAGAAGATCTGATCAAAATTACTTTCCGTTTAGGCTTCCGGGTAGAACAGCGGATTAACCTGTTTTTCCGTAAAGTGGTAGAAGATATGGTACGTAACCGGGAAGTAGATATTACCAGCCGTTATGAGTCATTGAGTAAGCAACATGTGATTGGCGACTTCCGTTTTGTGGTATTTGAACGCTTCCTGTCCTTTGAGAACGAACTACCATTCAATGAACGCCTGATCATGAATGCATACTTCTTCATCAAAGAGTTTACACCAGGTGATGACAAATGGTTTGGTCTGGATACCAGTTCCGTAAAACTGGAGAAAGTACCGCTGGTTATCCGTCCGGCAGAGAATGTGCTATTGACCCGAATCTATCACAATCCGGATGGTAGCGTAACCCGAAGACTCATTAATGGAGGAAACAATGGGAAAGCCTGCGCAACTCCTGAAGAAGAGGAACTCAAGAAAAAAACGGCCAAAGCAATCTAA
- a CDS encoding NAD(P)H-dependent oxidoreductase: protein MKVVIVFNHPYEGSYCNAILQSVVTGLHRAGHITDLIHLDKEEFDPVMRAKDLEAFVKAKYNSEDSQTLLDPKVLEYRDRLQEADHLIFIFPIWWELMPAMTKGFIDKVIFPGIAYHYENNGKKMVKEFLRLKGITLITTMNTPSFLYRLLFGNAIRYAFFTGTFWKLGYKNRKWISLNMVKFVSDQKRKKWLTKLESHFERMK, encoded by the coding sequence ATGAAAGTCGTTATTGTTTTTAATCATCCTTATGAAGGAAGCTACTGTAATGCTATCTTACAATCTGTAGTAACAGGACTTCACAGAGCCGGACACATAACAGACCTGATCCATCTGGATAAAGAGGAGTTTGATCCTGTGATGCGGGCCAAAGATCTGGAAGCATTTGTCAAAGCAAAATACAACAGCGAGGATTCTCAGACATTGCTGGACCCTAAAGTACTTGAATACAGAGATCGTTTACAGGAGGCCGATCATCTGATTTTCATTTTCCCTATCTGGTGGGAGTTAATGCCTGCCATGACCAAAGGATTCATTGATAAGGTAATTTTTCCGGGTATTGCCTACCATTATGAAAACAATGGAAAAAAGATGGTAAAAGAATTTCTTCGCCTAAAAGGCATTACACTGATTACCACTATGAATACTCCTTCGTTTCTATACCGTTTGCTGTTTGGCAATGCCATTCGCTATGCATTTTTTACAGGTACCTTCTGGAAATTAGGGTATAAAAACAGAAAGTGGATTAGCCTGAATATGGTTAAATTTGTCTCGGATCAGAAACGGAAAAAATGGCTGACAAAGCTGGAAAGCCACTTTGAGAGAATGAAGTGA